The following is a genomic window from Prunus persica cultivar Lovell chromosome G7, Prunus_persica_NCBIv2, whole genome shotgun sequence.
TTGGCGGGAACTCTCTTGTCATCTTCACTATGTTTGATTAGTGTTCTTGGGTGAGGTACGTTTTTTATGTGCCTATATAATTTAACCCCCAAAATGAAGGGCAAAAAAGGGCGTGGGGCAATGAACAATGGGCTGGGGTTAGTCGGGTCCATCACTAAATTTTGGTGGCCAAGCCCGTCAGTTTTGACCTACGTTACTATGtcaattattttctattttgaaaCTGTTATTTGTACTCTAAAAAAGTTATCGTACTTAAGTTCGTAAATTTCAACCTACTTactatatgatttttttttttaatttagaaaaatgttatttgcactttgaaaaaataatcatatactttttttcttttatcaatttaatgcaaaaagaaatatttagaTATATGAATATTTATTAATGCAACCAGTGGCGAAGCCACTCTTAGAGGAAGGGTGACCTTGGCAACCCCATTTTAAAACTCTACTCTATATTCATATTGCAAATAGTAACTTAAAGAGGCTTTGTTAATTTTGAGTATGACCCCGCTCCAATAAAATATACATGAATAACTTAACTATGTTTAGTTTTAACatgtaatttttaaatatttatgtattttctaTACTAGTATTTTATACGTTGTCTTTGCCAACTTTGAAATTCTAGCTCCGCCCCTGCATGCAACCAGTTGACCTGATctgtttataaaaataaaaataaaataaaatgaccaTGATTGTCATTCTTTTTCCAAGTATTAATTCCGACCTTTCTATTATAAATAAGTTGGTAGCGCTTAGTTACCAAGAACAGCGTTTGTAGTCCAACGGTTAGGATAATTGCCTTCCAAGCAATAGACCCGGGTTCGACTCCCGGCAGACGCAAACTTCAATCTTTTTGGCTTTCCATGTCTGCATGTGAGGTGTTCGATTAAATGCACAAAcgagtttttcctttttattcctTCACATGTTTCATGGTGGGTAACACAACCAACTAACCGAGGAACATCCATGACGGCCTTGGTAGtccttcaatttttcttttattttaaaaattctatcaatttttcttaagaaataaattaattgttttaaactaatatatttgtaaaaaattgGTGAGGAAATAGGTCTGAGGGTGATAATAGCGCCACTCTAATGGGGTGGTATATATCAACATGTTTGTTGTGTTTAGGGTGGTATTTGTTAACATGTTTGTATGAAACACAACGGAAGGACATAAAGTGCTGGATCATTATTGATCATGCTGCCATTGCATCAACttctcaatttcattttttttgttaattccTAAATCATGTTGATATTGCATCCCAATTTATCAATTTATGAGTTTCTTAATGCatataaaatgaatttttgtatAGATTGGCCCAACAATCAGGGATCAACAAAATGAAACACAAATCAAAGACCCATAgacaaaccaaaaataaaaaacacacaaatcaAATGCCCGAAAACCGAAAATCCGGTATTCTTACCTTCATAACTGAAGTTATAGCAAAATGTTCAttaaaaaactaaatttatCATCCAAAAGATTGGAAGAGGTCTCATATTTGAAACTCCCtcctaaatttaaaattaatggaTTAATTAAAAGCCAGGTTCTCAAATAACACCCTTAATCACCAGTCAGACATCGATGACAATTGCACTGAAAACCAAACCCATGGGACAGGAAACTCTGCCGAGCATCATGATCCATGCTTGCATCGATATAGCAGATCCGGAGCTCTTCACCTGAAAATGAAACATACTCAATACTAATGTACTTTTCTGGTCCCCATTTAGTATCACTCAGCAAAGTCATATCTGCTTATAGACCAGCTGCCCTAGCCCAAAGTCATATATAATAAGCTAATAGCCTATAAATCAACGGTCATTCATCTAAAAAAGTGGTTTGAGAAAATGGTTCTGAAAATTATTAAGAGCTTTACTGGCTAAGCTCTTCTCATGTAGTTTTATCAATAACTAATGTGCCACTTACTAATGGTATACGGTTACGACAAATCGTCTAGGACACATGTGTCTGAAGCAACAGCTTGGACACCTTACTTTCCACCAACTTCTTGATGTTGAATCAATACTCTTAGCATAGATGCATTATGACGGTCAATATAAAGATGGTGGCACTCGGACAAGTATTGCATTAATGAAAACATCATGTCTGCAGGGATGCCAAGGCTATTCATGAAAATATGACgctcctaaaccctaaatcaatgCCCATAGTTGCTAACAATAAGATGGTGGGACAGGTATTTCACTTCATTTTATTGAGGGCGGTCACAACTATGCACATATTGCAGCTGCTTGTTTAAGAAGAGAATATTACAGTGAAGCCTAAATTACTTACTGTTGGACATAATTCTAGATATCCCTCGAATTGAGGTGATCACACCCACCAATTAAGGTGCAATGTCACCCTTCAAGATCAGCACATCATCCTCAACTCCAATGATTTCTAGAATTACCCTACAGTAATTTAATCATTCACTGTAACATTCCTTAGTAAACAACCAGCTGCAACATGTATATAACTGCAAATATTACTAAAACTACTGCACATTACACAAACCTTCATCCACATCACGAAGGGCCTTCAATCTTGCATCTGCATTCTCTATCCATATAATGTGGGCGTTTGGATCtgtagtaaaaaaaaataaaaaaataaacatccagctgattcaaatttctcaaatgATCAGACATGAGATTGATGATAGAGGTGTCTAGGCGCAGTCAGAGATCCATAGTGCAGTTTCTCATAGCATGCAAACTACTTTATTCAATGTCTTATAACATGTCTAAATTAAGTTTCATTTAACTTctcaattaaataattttataaacatcTGGAAGATACTAACTGGAACTAAAACCTTCATTACTTTTGTGCTGAGCTGACTCCATGTAATAAGCTCAACATGCAAAGGCACATATTGGTTTGACTTTATTTCTTATATATCTATGTtctctctataaaataaagtatAATCTCACTTCCacgaaattaaaataaatgagGGTGAAAAGTTTTACCAGAAGACAAGAAGAGCTTACCGCAATCATGATTATAGAAGGATGGGAGCATATAAACAGCATTCCCAACAGCAGCTTCAGATTCTATAGAGGCTGCTAATGATGACAGGAGATCATCATACAATGCACCGACCAACTCTATTCGAAATGCATTAATGCGAATCCGTGCCAGTACACCAATGTACCATTGTTTAGTTAAAACTTCTAATGTCAAAGAAAAGCATTCTCCCTACCCAATTGCTGCTGCTAAAGTACAAGTGAAATAAAATCTAAGATGGAAAGTAATATTAACTTTCAGGCAATTGGAGGATACATGACATCTGTTCACCAGTGATATTTGAGTTTTCAAAGGCACTCCTTAGCAAGCCAAAACCCTCTTCCATCTGAAAATTGTCACCTTAATGCATAAAccaattaatatttttctcaGGTAATACTTACTTCAGATTGACAAAACGCAGGGAAACTTTGGAGATCAAACGAACTGTAATCAGACAAAAATTTAAGCTTCTCAGTCTCTAAGaactcaaacaaaataatGCATTTGTCCCTACACTTGAAAATATTTCCTACTTTATTTAAGACAAAGAACCCAAGAAATTACTGTTGAAGGGAAAGCATGAAGGTTGAAATTGTTCTGGAAACATTACAAACACATGCCCAGTACAAGAACATGAATTTTGTTTACTAGGAGAAGAGGGAAGAACATGTTTTGAAGCTCCTTCTACTTAGTGGGacattagaagaagaaaagtaaaatcaacaaaatcatGATACACTTTCATTTTTCGAATTCTAGTTTCATCATATGATAGAACAAATTAGCAAAGGTACTGACCTCTACAATCATCTCTGGAGATAAGCTAGCAGGTTGGAGTATGTCAAGAAGGTTGGCAAATGCAGCTCTTGACATGACCATACAAGCCAACCGCTTCACAAGTAATGGATATTTCAAACCACGAGACCTTTAGAAAGAGACCAGTACAAATAATACAATTAGTAAATATTTATCACCACCAAGTTGGAAGCATTTCTGACTTGACAGACTAATTTAAAAACCagcataacaaaatatgtcGAAAGCTATTTTTCATAGAAAATTGTTACGGGATTTGGGAGCACAAGAAAATACGGAAGTTGAACATTAGTAGTTTTCATTTCACATGAACtatatttccttttcatgTAAAAACAGTTTGGGGCTCATGCAAGGAAAAATAGGAGTACATAGAGTGCAACTAGGAGCAATGGTATGACTTGGCGGAGAAGTTCCCCACacaaaatgaagaagagaCCACATGAGAGGCATTGCTATAGAATGGCAGGAAACTGAGGAATTTACTCTTTCAACGAATGACGAAATGCAGGAAGCACACATACCGGCAATAGTCATCGTAAGCTGACCAATCTGCTCTCATCTCCATATCATGAAACCCCTATACATCAtgcagcagaagaagaagaaagttaCATAAACCCAAAACATAATCTACTTATCAAAGAATAGCCCCTAACCAAAAAAATGTAAGTAAGCTCGGACTCAAACATCAAGGGAAGCCGAACAAAGCACTTCTTTCAGAAACAAAAGCTCGAACAGTTGGTGGGTAAAACCCACAATTTGAATTGCCTACCTTTGCTTGTCGTTGGCATTCGTCGCTGCAAAACGAAACACGTTGGGCTTGAGAGCTGTCTGTGGTTTTCAGCTTTCTGAGGCAGCAATAACAGACCTTGTGGATGGTTGACAGAGAAGGGTGAGAGAGAACGGGTTTGGCCGTGTGTATGAGCTCACCAGTCTCGATTTTCCGGGTCGCGAAGACGCCTCGACCGAATGACTCGGTGAGAGCGACTCGGATCGGAGGCGGTCCGGGT
Proteins encoded in this region:
- the LOC18771810 gene encoding histone-lysine N-methyltransferase ATXR4; the encoded protein is MGLVRYSRWASRLKTLNSQTKPLLSFSSSSSFSSATTADNENPGRPGPPPIRVALTESFGRGVFATRKIETGELIHTAKPVLSHPSLSTIHKVCYCCLRKLKTTDSSQAQRVSFCSDECQRQAKGFHDMEMRADWSAYDDYCRSRGLKYPLLVKRLACMVMSRAAFANLLDILQPASLSPEMIVEMEEGFGLLRSAFENSNITGEQMSFLTKQWYIGVLARIRINAFRIELVGALYDDLLSSLAASIESEAAVGNAVYMLPSFYNHDCDPNAHIIWIENADARLKALRDVDEGEELRICYIDASMDHDARQSFLSHGFGFQCNCHRCLTGD